GAACACCGCAACGCCGGCATCGGCGCGGACCTGCTCGCGGCCGCCGAGGCGGAACTCGCCGCAGCGGGCTTCGACGTCGTCTCGCTGTCGGCGCTCTTCGAGAACCGGGCGGCGCGGCGCTTTTATGCTCGACAGGGCTACGAGCCACACCGCATCGACCTCGAAAAGCGACTCGAAAGCGACACCGACAAACCCGAGCACGGGTAAGCGAACCTGCGCCAGGGGAGCTTGGGTGGTGCAAGCACTCGATTTGTAATCGAGAATTCGTGGGTTCAAATCCCACCCCTGGCTCTGTTCGGTCGACGGGACGACGATGTTCCGAAGTCGGGACCATAACCGGCGATGGCTGCAAGACTGTTGTACCTTCCCACCGTTGTGACGACGATGACGACCATCTCGACCGGCGACCCCACACCAGTGACCGTCGTGAGCGGCGCGCTCGGTGCGGGCAAGACGACGCTGCTCAATCGCCTGCTCGCCGATCCTGGCGACCGCGAAATCGCGGTCATCGTCAACGATATGGGCAAGGTCAACGTCGACGCTGACCTCCTCGCCCGGTCTTCTGGCGACGACCCGAACATCGTCGACCTCTCGAACGGCTGTATCTGCTGTCGTCTCCAGGATGACCTCCTCACCGAGGCCGCGCGACTCGCCGAGACGCGCACGTTCGACGCCCTGGTGGTCGAATCGTCGGGCATCAGCGAACCGGTGCCGGTCGCGCGGACGTTCCTCGAAGGCTCTAGCGAAAGCGACGTCGACCCGACCGACCACTACCGTCTCGACACGATGGTGACGGTGCTCGATTCGTATGGATTCTGGAAGGAATTCGATGCCGGTGCGTCGCTCCCTGCGGGGGCCGAATCCGACACCGATCGCCCGCTCGCGGACGTTCTGGTGAAGGGCATCGAGTTCTGCGACGTTCTCCTCTGCAACAAATGCGACATGGTCCCCGACGAGCGACTCGACGAGATCGAGGCGGCGCTCCGCACGCTCCAATCCCGAGCCGAGATCGTCCGCACGACGCGCGCCGACATCGATCCCGAACTCGTGCTCGATACGGAGAAGTTCGATTTCGACGCGGTGACGCGTTCGGCCGGCTGGAAACGGGCGCTCGCGGACGAGGGCCACGATCACGACCGACCGGCGGCCGCCGCACACGGCGTCTCGTCGTTCGTCTATACTTCGGAACACCCCTTCCATCCCGAACGGCTCGATGAATGGCTCGACTCGTGGACCGTGTCGGTGATCCGGGCGAAAGGCGTCTTCCGACTCGCCGGGCGCGAGGACGTGATGGGGCTGAATCGGGCCGGGCCGTCGGTGCAGGCCGGACCCATCGGACGGTGGGGCGAGGAGGACGACCGCCGAACCCGACTCGTGTTCATCGGCACCGACATGGACGAAGAAAACATCACTACCTGTCTCGACAACTGTCTGCTCACCGACGACGAATCGAACACCACGTTCGACGACCCGTTCCCGACGGCCTGAGCTACGGCGACACCTGCTCGCGGAGGTCGTCCCACGACTCGTGAAAGCCGTAGTTCGATTCCGCGGCCTCCTCTTTCCGGACGACCTCCTGGTAGGTGTCGTCGTATTCGAGGAGCTTCCCCCAGCCGTCCATGTTGTAGCTACAGTAGATGCACATGGCTGTCGTTACCACGAGTAGCCAACCGCGACGCATAACGTTTGTGCGACCACGGATACCGCGAGCGGTTGCTGGACGTCACCGTCTCGTGAAGGCCAAAAAATCGGTGGGTCGGTTGGCGAGCCGCTAGGGTTCGAGCAGGACCTTCGTGACGCCTTCCTCGCGGTTGTCGAAGCGCTCGTACATCTCGGGAGCCTCGTCGAGACCCACACGGTGGGACACTAGGAAGCTCGGGTCGGCGCGGCCCTCGATGATGAGGTCGCGCAGCTGGCGGTTGTACGATTTGACGTCACACTGGCCAGTACCCAATTTCTGGCCCTTCTCGAACAGCAGGCCGAAGTCGATGCCCAGTCGCCCTTCGGCGGACATCTCGTCGGGTGCGCCGGGGTCGTCCGGGACGTAGAGTCCGACGATGCCGAGCTGGCCGGTCGGGCGAACAGTGCGAATGAGGTTGTTGAGCACGTTCGCGGGGTTCTCGCGGGCCGGATCGTAGGCGTCGTCGGCCTCCTTGTCCGGGTCGATCGCCTGGTAGCCGACCGCATCCACGCCCTTGTCGACGCCGCCCCCATGAATGTCCTTGATCTGCTCGACAGGATTGCCCTCCTCGAAGTTGATGGGCGTGGCGTCGCAGTACTCGCGCGCGAGATCGAGTCGACTCGGCACACGATCGACGGAGTAGATCTCGGATGCGCCCTGGATCTTCGCGCTGTAGGCAGCCATCAGCCCCACTGGTCCCGCGCCGTAGATGGCGACCGACTCGCCGGGCTGGAGGTCGGCCAGCCGCGTGCCGTGCCACCCGGTCGGGAAGATGTCGGCCAGCAGCGCGAACGAGTCCTCGTTGCTGCCGCCCTCGGGGAGTTTGAGCGCGTTGAAGTCCGCGTACGGTACACGGAGCTTCTCGGCCTGCCCGCCTTTGTAGG
This region of Halococcus sediminicola genomic DNA includes:
- a CDS encoding glutathione-independent formaldehyde dehydrogenase, whose translation is MRAVVYQGEHEVAVEDVDEPEIEHPNDVVIDITTSCICGSDLHMYEGRTAAEEGIVFGHENMGIVEEVGEGVSTLEEGDRIVLPFNVACGFCENCENNKTGFCTNVNPGFAGGAYGYVAMGPYKGGQAEKLRVPYADFNALKLPEGGSNEDSFALLADIFPTGWHGTRLADLQPGESVAIYGAGPVGLMAAYSAKIQGASEIYSVDRVPSRLDLAREYCDATPINFEEGNPVEQIKDIHGGGVDKGVDAVGYQAIDPDKEADDAYDPARENPANVLNNLIRTVRPTGQLGIVGLYVPDDPGAPDEMSAEGRLGIDFGLLFEKGQKLGTGQCDVKSYNRQLRDLIIEGRADPSFLVSHRVGLDEAPEMYERFDNREEGVTKVLLEP
- a CDS encoding CobW family GTP-binding protein yields the protein MTTISTGDPTPVTVVSGALGAGKTTLLNRLLADPGDREIAVIVNDMGKVNVDADLLARSSGDDPNIVDLSNGCICCRLQDDLLTEAARLAETRTFDALVVESSGISEPVPVARTFLEGSSESDVDPTDHYRLDTMVTVLDSYGFWKEFDAGASLPAGAESDTDRPLADVLVKGIEFCDVLLCNKCDMVPDERLDEIEAALRTLQSRAEIVRTTRADIDPELVLDTEKFDFDAVTRSAGWKRALADEGHDHDRPAAAAHGVSSFVYTSEHPFHPERLDEWLDSWTVSVIRAKGVFRLAGREDVMGLNRAGPSVQAGPIGRWGEEDDRRTRLVFIGTDMDEENITTCLDNCLLTDDESNTTFDDPFPTA